Proteins from a genomic interval of Drosophila melanogaster chromosome 2R:
- the pippin gene encoding pippin — MSVERDDEYLKFVPHTMSYQVVPGSEFQCKKASYSSRKLSTIDEQDDDAANRRGMMHQILATCAVLLLSAGCGMPIGFSAILLPQLMDNNSTEIPIDVETGSWIASVHSLATPFGSLLSGPLADYLGRRRTLILSVIPLLLGWSTLAIAKSIKVVIFARFLCGFATGILGGPGQVYIAETAEPNLRSLLIGAPYVAYSSGILMVYSLGSMMYWRSVAWCANVLPLLSMVSISFIPETPAWLLRNGHEKRALQALSFLRGSEISAQKELNDMKQRLAKERVTTKTNENIFQLCCQRVAIKPLVIVIVFSLLQMFSGTFIVIFYAVDMISEFGAEFDSKQAAIATAVVRVICCMVFCVVLIFVRRRRIMIVSGIGSGLFCLVLSVYQYARFDQPKMSYDVFVGAGCLLGYIIFNTALMVMPGIMIGELFPARIRGRTAGGVFASMNVALFIFAKKFPALQAMLKMRGVFLVFGVSSFLLTAFMCLFQPETKGRSLEHIEDYFNGDNWLWFRRDRGYKTVNLQPLEPLKDTRGLEA, encoded by the exons ATGAGTGTCGAAAG AGATGACGAGTATCTAAAATTTGTGCCCCACACGATGTCGTATCAAGTCGTCCCGGGATCGGAGTTCCAGTGCAAGAAGGCCAGCTATAGCTCCAGGAAGCTCTCCACCATCGACGAGCAGGACGACGATGCTGCCAACCGAAGGGGAATGATGCACCAG ATTCTGGCCACCTGTGCTGTACTCTTACTTTCCGCTGGATGCGGCATGCCCATTGGATTCTCGGCCATCCTGTTGCCCCAGCTGATGGATAACAACTCCACGGAGATACCCATTGATGTAGAGACGGGCTCCTGGATAG CAAGTGTCCATAGCCTGGCCACACCATTTGGATCCCTGCTGTCGGGACCTCTGGCGGACTATTTGGGTCGCCGTAGGACCCTGATTCTCTCTGTGATTCCCCTCCTCCTGGGATGGAGCACCTTGGCGATCGCCAAGAGCATCAAGGTGGTGATCTTTGCACGCTTCCTGTGCGGATTCGCCACCGGAATTCTGGGTGGACCCGGACAG GTGTACATTGCGGAAACGGCGGAACCCAATCTGCGGAGTCTGCTGATCGGCGCGCCCTATGTGGCCTACTCAAGCGGCATCCTAATGGTCTACTCCCTGGGCTCCATGATGTACTGGCGTAGTGTTGCGTGGTGCGCCAACGTGCTGCCCCTGCTGTCCATGGTGTCTATCTCGTTTATACCGGAGACTCCGGCCTGGCTACTCCGCAATGGCCACGAGAAGCGTGCGCTGCAGGCCCTCTCGTTCCTGCGGGGCAGCGAGATCAGTGCGCAGAAGGAGCTGAATGATATGAAGCAGAGGCTGGCCAAGGAGCGGGTGACCACCAAGACGAACGAGAACATCTTCCAGCTGTGCTGCCAGCGCGTGGCCATCAAGCCGCTGGTCATTGTGATCGTGTtctcgctgctgcagatgttCTCCGGCACGTTCATCGTGATCTTCTATGCCGTGGACATGATCTCGGAGTTCGGAGCGGAGTTCGACTCCAAGCAGGCGGCCATTGCGACGGCAGTTGTCCGGGTGATCTGCTGCATGGTCTTCTGCGTAGTCCTGATCTTCGTTCGCCGCCGCAGGATCATGATAGTGTCGGGAATCGGCTCCGGCTTGTTCTGCCTGGTGCTCAGTGTCTATCAGTATGCCAGATTCGATCAACCGAAAATGTCGTACGACGTATTCGTTGGTGCCGGCTGTCTCTTGGGCTACATCATCTTCAACACGGCTCTGATGGTGATGCCCGGCATTATGATCGGCGAGCTCTTCCCGGCTAGGATACGCGGACGGACTGCCGGCGGAGTGTTTGCCTCCATGAACGTCGCTCTGTTCATCTTCGCGAAGAAGTTTCCCGCTTTGCAGGCCATGCTCAAGATGCGCGGCGTGTTCCTGGTCTTCGGCGTGTCCAGTTTCCTGCTCACTGCCTTTATGTGCCTTTTCCAGCCGGAGACGAAGGGCCGCAGCCTGGAGCACATCGAGGACTATTTCAACGGGGACAACTGGCTCTGGTTCCGGCGGGATCGAGGCTACAAGACGGTCAACCTGCAGCCCCTGGAGCCATTGAAGGACACCCGGGGGCTGGAGGCCTAG
- the CG5543 gene encoding uncharacterized protein, with protein sequence MQRGKISFGKIKLNVNVPPAEPRSNETEAEDAKESTEASGNGGGFKKMDKEQMIRQIEDVAEDLESQHLKEVMGISGFGRKAAKVFDINEQIEKARVTRPGMDKKREESKPKEDDQKDEEEEDVIGPLPPAVTTDKEKATKESSKDEDSDDDDYSSDEDSDDEQSLAKRIPYTHEVQMQHGSRAVLALAGDPSGARLVSGSIDYDMCFWDFAGMDSSMRSFRQLQPCENHPIRSLQYSVTGDMILVISGNAQAKVLDRDGFEKLECCKGDQYISDMSRTKGHVAQLTSGCWHPFNREQFLTAALDGTLRIWQGLKSKEQLQVIKTRAQGGLRTNAASCNFNRDATLIAAGCVDGSIQTWDTRKMFVNTTHCVRDAHQKGSEITSIVFSYMGQQLATRSNDETMKLWDLRQFKQPLHTWTNLFSRYDTTDCCFSPDDRLLVTGESLPKGQAEANLYFYSTKSYEEVQRIPVSNAHVVKTLWHPKLNQLFVSCGNGTIKCYYDEHRSIRGAKLCVVKTHRKRQPMEMVGVSQIITPHALPLFRQEKSRTSRKRMEKARMDPVKSQRPDLPITSGQGGRVASSGGTLSSYVIRNLGLSKRVDDDQDPREAILKYAKDAAENPYWIAPAYKQTQPKAIFSEKLPADEPATKKPKTEADK encoded by the coding sequence ATGCAACGCGGtaaaatttccttcgggaaAATCAAACTGAATGTAAACGTACCTCCTGCGGAGCCAAGATCCAACGAAACCGAGGCGGAAGATGCAAAGGAGTCCACTGAAGCCAGCGGAAATGGCGGAGGATTCAAGAAAATGGACAAGGAGCAGATGATTCGGCAGATCGAGGACGTGGCCGAAGATCTGGAGAGCCAGCACCTCAAGGAAGTGATGGGCATCAGTGGCTTTGGTCGCAAGGCGGCCAAGGTGTTCGACATCAACGAGCAGATAGAAAAGGCGAGAGTTACCCGCCCGGGAATGGACAAAAAAAGGGAGGAGTCCAAGCCGAAGGAGGATGACCAGAAAGACGAGGAAGAGGAGGACGTAATAGGTCCCCTACCACCAGCTGTGACCACAGACAAGGAGAAAGCCACGAAGGAATCGTCCAAAGACGAAGACTCCGATGACGATGATTATTCGTCCGATGAAGATTCAGATGACGAACAAAGCCTTGCTAAGCGCATACCCTACACACACGAGGTGCAGATGCAGCACGGTTCCCGCGCTGTCCTTGCCCTGGCTGGCGATCCCTCGGGTGCCCGCTTGGTCTCTGGTTCCATAGACTACGATATGTGCTTCTGGGATTTCGCCGGCATGGACTCGAGCATGCGTAGCTTCCGGCAACTGCAGCCGTGCGAGAACCATCCCATACGTTCTCTCCAGTACTCCGTGACCGGCGACATGATCCTGGTCATCTCCGGAAACGCCCAGGCCAAGGTCCTCGACCGCGATGGATTCGAGAAACTGGAGTGCTGCAAGGGCGACCAGTATATCTCGGACATGTCGCGCACCAAGGGCCACGTGGCACAGTTGACCTCCGGCTGCTGGCATCCATTTAACAGGGAGCAGTTCCTGACCGCAGCTCTCGACGGTACTCTGCGCATCTGGCAGGGATTGAAGTCCAAGGAACAGTTGCAGGTGATCAAGACAAGGGCGCAGGGAGGCCTCCGCACCAACGCAGCATCATGCAACTTTAACAGGGACGCCACACTCATAGCAGCGGGCTGCGTGGATGGTTCCATTCAGACGTGGGACACGCGCAAGATGTTTGTGAACACCACGCACTGCGTCAGGGATGCGCATCAGAAGGGTTCGGAGATCACCTCCATTGTGTTCTCGTACATGGGTCAGCAGTTGGCCACTCGCAGCAACGACGAGACCATGAAGCTTTGGGATCTGCGGCAGTTCAAACAGCCGCTGCATACCTGGACAAACCTGTTCTCCCGCTACGACACAACAGATTGCTGCTTTAGTCCAGATGACCGTCTGCTAGTCACCGGAGAATCGCTTCCGAAGGGCCAGGCCGAAGCGAACCTGTATTTCTACAGCACTAAGAGCTACGAGGAAGTGCAGCGGATTCCCGTGTCCAACGCGCACGTGGTGAAAACGCTGTGGCACCCAAAGCTCAACCAACTGTTCGTGAGCTGTGGCAATGGAACCATTAAGTGCTATTACGATGAGCACCGCAGCATCCGGGGCGCCAAGCTGTGCGTAGTGAAGACGCATCGCAAGAGGCAGCCCATGGAGATGGTGGGAGTCTCCCAGATCATTACGCCGCACGCCCTGCCATTGTTCAGGCAGGAAAAGTCCCGTACCTCGCGTAAGCGGATGGAGAAGGCCCGTATGGATCCTGTCAAGTCCCAGCGACCGGACTTGCCCATCACCAGCGGTCAGGGCGGCCGCGTGGCCAGCTCCGGCGGCACCCTCTCCTCCTATGTCATCCGCAATCTGGGCCTGAGCAAGCGGGTGGACGACGACCAGGATCCCAGGGAAGCCATCTTGAAGTATGCCAAGGACGCAGCCGAGAATCCTTACTGGATAGCACCGGCCTACAAGCAGACGCAGCCAAAGGCCATCTTCTCCGAAAAACTACCCGCCGACGAGCCGGCCACCAAGAAGCCCAAGACAGAGGCGGACAAATAG
- the Nxt1 gene encoding NTF2-related export protein 1, isoform A: MDSDLKAKVESCARTADTFTRLYYASVDNRRQQIGRLYLDNATLSWNGNGAIGRQMIESYFQELPSSNHQLNTLDAQPIVDQAVSNQLAYLIMASGSVKFADQQLRKFQQTFIVTAENDKWKVVSDCYRMQEV, encoded by the exons ATGGACAGC GATTTGAAAGCCAAGGTCGAGAGCTGCGCCCGTACGGCGGATACCTTCACACGCCTGTACTACGCCTCCGTGGACAACCGACGCCAA CAAATTGGACGCCTCTATTTGGACAATGCTACGCTTAGCTGGAATGGAAACGGGGCCATCGGCCGCCAGATGATCGAGAGCTACTTTCAGGAGCTGCCATCCTCAAACCACCAGTTGAACACCCTGGACGCGCAGCCTATTGTGGATCAGGCTGTGTCCAACCAGCTGGCCTACCTCATCATGGCCAGCGGCTCCGTCAAGTTCGCAGATCAGCAGTTACGCAAATTTCAGCAGACTTTCATCGTTACCGCCGAGAATGATAAATGGAAGGTCGTCTCCGATTGCTACCGAATGCAGGAGGTCTGA
- the CG5539 gene encoding uncharacterized protein, isoform A — MCFFGLVSQFLFFVYGTMGPAWQTYKTLNSGDEEFLAWAKYWIVYAFLVTFEVLADVFLSWLPLYMPTKLLLVVWIVLSAPAANVWIFDAILRPVLAKRQEEIDHFLHRGKEKLLIDALASMTQLVAQTQISVLPFVSSFWSRSSTAPLRTSDLLQDSTGEGIGGRTSEDTDSANVSVQNLSSGSSPVGSLEHLRDDSEELLVGVSKATTHLQAEQFQSDVSSESPRIINRRPQRKFKNAIAIASATKLEDLHDDVEDLLAKTAMETSGQEVRQQRQPASRRRLLAQSFVKPQTGL, encoded by the coding sequence ATGTGTTTCTTTGGCCTTGTTTCGCAGTTCCTGTTCTTCGTTTACGGCACCATGGGACCGGCCTGGCAAACCTATAAGACTCTGAACAGCGGAGACGAGGAGTTCCTGGCCTGGGCCAAATACTGGATAGTTTACGCCTTCCTGGTCACCTTCGAGGTGCTGGCGGACGTCTTCCTCTCCTGGCTGCCGCTCTACATGCCCACCAAGTTGCTCCTGGTCGTGTGGATCGTGCTGTCCGCTCCGGCCGCCAATGTCTGGATATTCGACGCCATCCTGCGTCCGGTGCTGGCAAAGCGGCAGGAGGAGATCGATCACTTCCTGCACCGGGGCAAGGAGAAGCTCCTGATCGACGCCCTCGCTTCGATGACACAGCTGGTGGCACAGACCCAAATCTCTGTACTGCCTTTCGTGTCCAGCTTCTGGTCGAGATCGAGCACTGCTCCCCTTAGGACTTCCGATCTGTTGCAGGACTCCACTGGAGAAGGAATTGGAGGCAGAACTTCCGAGGATACTGACTCGGCCAACGTCTCTGTCCAAAATCTGTCCAGTGGTTCCAGTCCCGTTGGCAGCTTAGAGCACCTCCGTGACGACTCTGAGGAGCTTCTGGTGGGCGTTTCGAAGGCCACCACGCACCTGCAGGCGGAGCAGTTCCAGAGCGACGTGTCGTCGGAATCACCCAGGATAATTAATCGCCGACCTCAGCGCAAGTTCAAGAATGCCATTGCTATTGCCTCCGCCACCAAGCTGGAGGACCTCCATGACGATGTGGAGGATCTGCTGGCCAAGACGGCGATGGAGACCAGCGGCCAGGAAGTGCGTCAGCAGCGTCAACCGGCCAGCCGTCGCCGTCTTTTAGCACAATCATTTGTGAAACCTCAAACAGGTTTATAG
- the Ssrp gene encoding structure specific recognition protein — MTDSLEYNDINAEVRGVLCSGRLKMTEQNIIFKNTKTGKVEQISAEDIDLINSQKFVGTWGLRVFTKGGVLHRFTGFRDSEHEKLGKFIKAAYSQEMVEKEMCVKGWNWGTARFMGSVLSFDKESKTIFEVPLSHVSQCVTGKNEVTLEFHQNDDAPVGLLEMRFHIPAVESAEEDPVDKFHQNVMSKASVISASGESIAIFREIQILTPRGRYDIKIFSTFFQLHGKTFDYKIPMDSVLRLFMLPHKDSRQMFFVLSLDPPIKQGQTRYHYLVLLFAPDEETTIELPFSEAELRDKYEGKLEKEISGPVYEVMGKVMKVLIGRKITGPGNFIGHSGTAAVGCSFKAAAGYLYPLERGFIYIHKPPLHIRFEEISSVNFARSGGSTRSFDFEVTLKNGTVHIFSSIEKEEYAKLFDYITQKKLHVSNMGKDKSGYKDVDFGDSDNENEPDAYLARLKAEAREKEEDDDDGDSDEESTDEDFKPNENESDVAEEYDSNVESDSDDDSDASGGGGDSDGAKKKKEKKSEKKEKKEKKHKEKERTKKPSKKKKDSGKPKRATTAFMLWLNDTRESIKRENPGIKVTEIAKKGGEMWKELKDKSKWEDAAAKDKQRYHDEMRNYKPEAGGDSDNEKGGKSSKKRKTEPSPSKKANTSGSGFKSKEYISDDDSTSSDDEKDNEPAKKKSKPPSDGDAKKKKAKSESEPEESEEDSNASDEDEEDEASD; from the exons ATGACAGACTCTCTGGAGTACAACGACATAAACGCCGAAGTGCGCGGAGTCTTG TGTTCCGGACGCCTAAAGATGACCGAGCAGAACATCATCTTCAAGAACACCAAGACCGGCAAGGTGGAGCAGATCTCGGCAGAGGACATAGACCTGATCAATTCGCAGAAGTTCGTGGGCACCTGGGGACTGAGGGTGTTCACCAAAGGCGGCGTGCTCCACCGCTTCACCGGATTCCGCGACAGCGAGCACGAGAAGCTGGGCAAGTTTATCAAGGCTGCCTACTCGCAGGAGATGGTCGAGAAGGAGATGTGCGTCAAGGGCTGGAACTGGGGCACCGCCCGCTTCATGGGCTCCGTCCTGAGCTTCGACAAGGAGTCGAAGACCATCTTCGAGGTGCCGCTGTCGCACGTTTCGCAGTGCGTGACCGGCAAGAACGAGGTCACCCTGGAGTTCCACCAAAACGACGATGCGCCCGTGGGTCTACTGGAGATGCGGTTCCACATACCCGCCGTGGAGTCGGCCGAGGAGGATCCGGTAGACAAGTTCCACCAGAACGTAATGAGCAAGGCCTCGGTCATCTCGGCTTCGGGCGAGTCCATCGCCATTTTCAGAGAGATCCAGATCCTCACGCCTCGCGGTCGCTATGACATCAAGATCTTCTCGACCTTCTTCCAGCTGCACGGCAAGACGTTCGACTACAAGATTCCCATGGACTCGGTGCTGCGGCTCTTCATGCTGCCCCACAAAGACAGTCGACAGATGTTCTTTGTGCTCTCCTTGGATCCGCCCATCAAGCAGGGACAAACGCGTTACCACTACCTGGTCCTGCTGTTTGCTCCCGATGAGGAGACCACCATTGAGCTGCCATTCTCGGAAGCCGAGTTGCGAGACAAGTACGAGGGCAAGCTGGAGAAAGAGATCTCCGGGCCGGTGTACGAGGTGATGGGCAAAGTGATGAAGGTGCTGATCGGTCGAAAAATTACCGGACCCGGTAACTTTATCGGACACTCTGGCACGGCTGCAGTGGGCTGCTCGTTCAAGGCTGCAGCTGGATATCTGTATCCCCTGGAGCGAGGATTCATCTATATCCACAAGCCACCGCTGCATATCCGCTTTGAGGAGATTAGTTCTGTGAACTTTGCCCGCAGCGGCGGATCCACGCGATCTTTCGACTTCGAAGTGACGCTCAAGAACGGAACTGTTCACATCTTCTCCTCCATCGAGAAGGAGGAGTATGCCAAGCTCTTCGACTACATCACACAGAAGAAGTTGCATGTCAGCAACATGGGCAAGGACAAGAGCGGCTACAAGGACGTGGACTTTGGTGATTCGGACAACGAGAACGAACCAGATGCCTATCTGGCTCGCCTCAAGGCTGAGGCGAGGGAAaaggaggaggacgacgacgatggcGACTCGGATGAAGAGTCCACGGATGAGGACTTCAAGCCCAACGAGAACGAGTCCGATGTGGCCGAGGAGTATGACAGCAACGTGGAGAGTGATTCGGACGATGACAGCGATGCTAGTGGCGGCGGAGGCGACAGCGACGGCGCCAAGAAAAAGAAGGAGAAGAAGTCCGAGAAGAAAgagaaaaaggagaaaaaacaCAAGGAGAAGGAGAGAACA AAGAAACCctccaagaagaagaaggactCTGGCAAACCCAAGCGCGCCACCACCGCTTTCATGCTCTGGCTGAACGACACGCGCGAGAGCATCAAGAGGGAAAATCCGGGCATAAAGGTTACCGAGATCGCCAAGAAGGGCGGCGAGATGTGGAAGGAGCTGAAGGACAAGTCCAAGTGGGAGGATGCGGCGGCCAAGGACAAGCAGCGCTACCACGACGAGATGCGCAACTACAAGCCTGAAGCGGGCGGTGACAGCGACAACGAGAAGGGTGGAAAGTCCTCCAAGAAGCGCAAGACGGAGCCTTCTCCATCCAAGAAGGCGAATACCTCGGGCAGCGGCTTCAAGAGCAAGGAGTACATTTCGGACGACGACTCCACCAGCTCCGACGACGAGAAGGACAACGAGCCTGCCAAGAAGAAGAGCAAGCCCCCATCCGACGGCGATGCCAAGAAGAAAAAGGCCAAGAGCGAGAGCGAACCGGAGGAGAGCGAGGAGGACAGCAATGCCAGCGATGAGGATGAGGAAGATGAGGCCAGTGATTAG
- the CG15800 gene encoding uncharacterized protein, with the protein MVRFETRDGRTISVNLALLEKSLVIREMCRVGQVPEDEDFVLPLHGIHSNVLLKILLWAEYHEKHEEPAWVDSKDPLPAEEIELQISDWDKEFLRVEIDSICKIMEGCNYLDIPWLYKLCAQKLVFLSSREPETQFSGYVEKIPRFQDHFIEQIQKE; encoded by the coding sequence ATGGTGCGATTCGAGACAAGGGATGGCCGTACGATAAGCGTAAATCTGGCTCTGCTCGAGAAATCCTTGGTGATCCGGGAGATGTGCCGCGTTGGCCAGGTCCCAGAGGATGAGGACTTCGTCCTGCCGCTGCACGGTATACACAGCAATGTCCTGCTGAAGATCTTGCTGTGGGCTGAGTACCATGAGAAACACGAAGAGCCCGCCTGGGTGGACAGCAAAGATCCTCTTCCGGCCGAGGAGATTGAGCTGCAGATCTCCGATTGGGACAAGGAGTTCCTGCGCGTGGAAATCGATAGCATTTGCAAAATCATGGAGGGCTGCAACTACTTGGACATCCCTTGGCTCTACAAGCTCTGTGCCCAGAAACTCGTCTTCCTCAGCAGCCGAGAGCCGGAGACGCAGTTCAGCGGTTACGTGGAGAAGATCCCAAGATTCCAGGATCATTTCATTGAGCAAATTCAAAAGGAATAG
- the Nxt1 gene encoding NTF2-related export protein 1, isoform B: MDSDLKAKVESCARTADTFTRLYYASVDNRRQIPPAANWTPLFGQCYA; the protein is encoded by the exons ATGGACAGC GATTTGAAAGCCAAGGTCGAGAGCTGCGCCCGTACGGCGGATACCTTCACACGCCTGTACTACGCCTCCGTGGACAACCGACGCCAA ATTCCACCTGCAGCAAATTGGACGCCTCTATTTGGACAATGCTACGCTTAG
- the CG13561 gene encoding uncharacterized protein, which produces MATLTELFLLFGLWHILQVQGVAKFTNIECLSADENFTTVSLCRLYAVKRDVVEMSLRANILRWPKGPVSMRMQLLKKASGYKPFLYNICQSDVCEYLEKRNHPFINIILSSFGNRTNVNKCPIPPEIVLEHFRFPVKVLDMMPLPFGDYGLFTTFTFHRSELAQVKVYFTLTEYR; this is translated from the exons ATGGCCACGTTGACAGAGTTATTCCTCTTGTTTGGGCTGTGGCACATTTTGCAG GTCCAAGGAGTTGCCAAGTTCACAAACATCGAGTGCCTGAGTGCGGACGAAAACTTCACCACCGTTTCCCTGTGCCGATTGTACGCCGTAAAGAGGGATGTCGTCGAAATGAGTCTGCGGGCCAACATCCTGCGATGGCCAAAAGGTCCGGTATCG ATGCGCATGCAGCTGCTGAAGAAGGCCAGTGGCTATAAGCCCTTTCTCTACAATATCTGCCAGTCGGATGTGTGCGAGTATCTGGAGAAGCGGAATCATCCCTTCATTAACATCATCCTGAGCAGTTTCGGGAACAGAACCAATGTGAACAAGTGTCCGATTCCA CCGGAAATAGTGTTGGAGCACTTTCGGTTTCCCGTCAAGGTTCTGGACATGATGCCCCTGCCCTTCGGGGACTACGGACTCTTCACCACCTTCACTTTCCACCGATCGGAGTTGGCCCAGGTTAAGGTGTACTTCACATTAACAGAGTATCGCTAA
- the CG4763 gene encoding uncharacterized protein: MSLAPGTRCTFVILALTILPNQFHCQVGGNRNGNGNGHGSHDSLLAESQMRIFTLTLLGLFVLVLLGFVGEFMCLPLPRSIGRTEISDFLWAGCICCFCRISRAVESTSDGLDVYAPRTQSIVWPTLPLPQEAGRVLEMTFLHAPKVNCLCRNCCLARNAFCIENLNMARWILLLATSASCAHLAKADDNFTDFDFVNVTQLLQMSDFENENNTGANSTEFDVATATEGPTVDPTDANTSISGQREPIFDDLRHHPHFGRFIFMVLLLHVSVVGVGITIYSCVHCKLRSLRRRSRLEAQRRLQMTNLRSNHIPNSRDCPCHGCTLAREMLQGLIMHQFHELAEC, encoded by the exons ATGTCTTTGGCGCCGGGCACTCGATGCACTTTTGTCATCCTGGCACTAACCATTCTGCCAAACCAATTCCATTGCCAGGTGGGTGGGAatcggaatgggaatgggaatggccATGGAAGTCACGATTCCCTGCTGGCCGAGTCCCAGATGAGAATCTTTACGCTGACCCTACTGGGACTCTTCGTTCTGGTCCTTCTGGGCTTCGTGGGTGAGTTCATGTGCCTTCCATTGCCTCGATCAATTGGCCGAACGGAGATTTCCGATTTCCTTTGGGCAGGATGTATCTGCTGCTTCTGCCGGATCTCGCGGGCTGTAGAATCGACTTCCGATGGCCTCGATGTCTATGCCCCGCGCACCCAGAGCATCGTGTGGCCCACTCTGCCCCTGCCCCAGGAGGCGGGCCGCGTTCTGGAGATGACCTTCCTGCATGCCCCCAAGGTGAACTGCCTGTGCCGCAACTGCTGCCTCGCCAGAAACGCGTTCTGCATCGAAAACT TAAACATGGCCAGGTGGATCTTGCTGCTGGCCACCTCGGCTTCCTGCGCTCACCTGGCCAAAGCTGATGACAACTTTACGG ACTTTGACTTCGTAAATGTAACGCAGCTGCTGCAAATGTCTGATTTCGAGAACGAAAACAATACCGGCGCAAATTCAACGGAATTCGACGTGGCCACGGCGACTGAAGGCCCCACCGTTGATCCAACGGATGCAAATACCAGCATCAGTGGCCAGCGCGAACCTATATTCGACGACCTCCGACACCATCCGCACTTTGGGCGCTTCATCTTCATGGTTCTGCTGCTGCACGTATCCGTGGTGGGAGTTG GAATCACCATCTATAGCTGTGTGCACTGCAAATTGAGAAGCTTGAGGAGGCGTTCCAGGCTGGAGGCACAGCGACGGCTGCAGATGACCAATCTGCGGTCGAATCACATTCCCAATTCGCGCGACTGCCCGTGCCATGGATGCACTTTGGCCAGGGAAATGCTGCAGGGATTGATAATGCACCAGTTCCACGAACTGGCCGAGTGCTGA
- the CG30177 gene encoding uncharacterized protein — MLRLVYIYYGTLLPGWSSLRAIGHDQRHFIELWLKYWVIYALLQGLGVLTDFLLGGLSFYAGLKLILSVGLWFSAPYSTNHLFNLLNTYSMGKLCPVVEKGVRWHEKVCRNIFRGFMKSPLVTVVMPRDEDEHITEPRINNRLLKRELSNLMTQIAKNSADHRHQHESPMMIHSPRHLRAAELDKFNRESMHNVIDYLGQRGGDQQ, encoded by the coding sequence ATGCTGCGCTTGGTATACATTTACTATGGAACCCTGCTACCTGGATGGAGCAGCTTGCGGGCTATTGGACATGACCAGAGACACTTCATCGAACTCTGGCTGAAGTATTGGGTAATCTATGCACTGCTGCAGGGACTTGGAGTCCTCACGGATTTCCTGCTCGGTGGCCTATCCTTCTACGCTGGTCTCAAGCTTATCCTGTCCGTGGGCCTCTGGTTCAGTGCCCCATACAGCACCAATCACCTGTTCAATCTGCTTAACACGTACTCTATGGGAAAACTATGTCCAGTCGTCGAGAAAGGTGTTCGCTGGCACGAAAAAGTCTGTAGAAACATTTTTCGCGGCTTTATGAAATCACCACTGGTGACAGTGGTTATGCCAAGGGACGAGGATGAGCATATCACGGAGCCACGGATCAATAACCGTCTGCTGAAAAGAGAACTGTCGAATCTCATGACGCAGATTGCAAAGAATTCGGCCGACCATCGCCATCAGCATGAGAGCCCTATGATGATTCATTCCCCTCGGCATTTACGAGCAGCTGAACTGGACAAATTTAACCGGGAATCCATGCACAATGTCATCGATTATTTAGGCCAGAGAGGGGGGGACCAGCAGTAG